A section of the Lagopus muta isolate bLagMut1 chromosome 17, bLagMut1 primary, whole genome shotgun sequence genome encodes:
- the CCDC157 gene encoding coiled-coil domain-containing protein 157 isoform X4 gives MAHLLGHPGCMASLQADLRDLQGAIADVTSRTGPARFPSWKFPNKVSCELDLVVLLERYSHAEGNPEFSQHAHVVLLELVIDRLLLLLQSFTGYAENLLSERAVPPAEAVGPCMSAGLTVRRYWHSMLRLGACYQQLQTEKKTCRKDIAALQSTSEAERTAKECLKDCLPSTSESSTPPGAAQPSSPWQAVSNTSGSSQPRSAWSTEGSCSIHMQAAEPPAPCDTCDSFQAGFQEVSKAIISICQSQNIPSALSRFQEVVEGTEGRRILSASDVSYWVSEQSKDLSCINKHLHTLLEQLSPLKSELSESKKEKDELQKQVEDFARLLQVEKETQARQRKEAEQSLEVKNKEHLEAVARLEQDKDDLRRGAALLEERISALKEALAMKQAAVQELEATKQTLLEDLKTAMVARSRVLELEEEVQLLTRQRDSLGQELSAVTTQLEKEKAKVESTLRHEKSLQAKQSTLLQQLDSLDQEREELQASLGEAEENRARMAEQLQESQKQKEQSMHQLRVQQELLDTLQQEKLSLEQCISKLRENVSGLEEQTKELKEREKLLVFFPELHIPVETQFESTGNITEDMEKQLQANHIRIGVLEQENTRLMAALAKVKAAAQQGVLQHIPQTQLWTQLSTQRGGETAGPPSSQGSGDGTGSQRATSKAWQRSVGSQQHQLLPAEPARAARTCITLPAKGLVLAPHKPRGSSSTTTAHHFLHRK, from the exons ATGGCACACCTCCTGGGTCACCCTGGCTGCATGGCGAGCCTGCAGGCCGACCTGAGAGACCTGCAGGGAGCCATCGCCGACGTCACCTCCCGCACTGGCCCTGCACGCTTCCCCTCCTGGAAGTTCCCCAACAAAGTGTCCTGTGAGCTGGATCTGGTGGTGTTGCTGGAGAGGTACAGCCACGCCGAGGGCAACCCCGAGTTCAGCCAGCACGCACATGTGGTACTGCTGGAGCTGGTGATAGACAG gctgctgctgctgctgcagagcttcaCGGGCTATGCAGAAAACCTGCTCAGCGAGCGAGCTGTGCCCCCAGCGGAGGCAGTGGGACCCTGCATGTCGGCGGGGCTGACGGTGAGGAGGTACTGGCACAGCATGCTGCGACTGGGAGCCTGCTACCAGCAGCTTCAGACTGAG AAGAAGACTTGCAGGAAGGATATCGCTGCACTCCAATCCACCTCTGaggctgagagaactgcaaAGGAATGCTTGAAGGACTGCTTGCCATCTACTTCAGAGTCAAGCACACCCCCAGGTGCTGCCCAACCCAGCTCCCCATGGCAGGCTGTCAGCAATACCtcaggcagctcccagcccagaTCTGCCTGGAGCActgagggcagctgcagcatccacatgcaggcagcagagcctcCAGCACCCTGTGACACCTGTGACAGCTTCCAGGCTGGCTTTCAAGAGGTCAGCAAAGCCATCATCAGCATCTGCCAGAGCCAGAACATCCCCTCAGCTCTGAGCAGGTtccaggaggtggtggagggcACTGAGGGGAGAAGGATCCTCTCTGCAAGTGATGTGAGCTACTGGGTCTCGGAGCAAAGCAAAGACCTCTCATGCATCAACAAACACCTCCAcacactgctggagcagctcagccctctGAAGTCTGAGCTGTCAGAGTCAAAGAAGGAGAAGGATGAGCTGCAGAAGCAGGTGGAGGACTTTGCTCGGCTGCTTCAGGTGGAGAAGGAGACCCAAGCACGGCAGAGGAAGGAGGCTGAACAGAGCCTAGAAGTAAAGAACAAAGAGCATTTGGAGGCTGTAGCCAGGCTGGAGCAGGACAAGGATGATCTACGGAGAG gagctgctctgctggaagaGCGAATCTCTGCCCTAAAGGAAGCACTGGCCATGAAgcaggctgctgtgcaggagctgg AGGCAACCAAGCAAACTTTGCTGGAGGACTTGAAGACTGCGATGGTGGCCAGGAGCCGggtgctggagctggaggaggaggtgcagctGCTCACCAGACAGCGGGACAGCCTGGGCCAGGAGCTGAGTGCAGTCACTACCcagctggagaaggagaaggcCAAAGTGGAGAGCACACTGAGGCACGAGAAG TCCCTGCAGGCCAAGCAGagcaccctgctgcagcagctggacaGCCTGGACCAGGAGCGTGAGGAGCTGCAAGCTAGCCTGGGGGAGGCTGAGGAGAACAGAGCCCggatggcagagcagctgcaggagagccagAAGCAGAAGGAACAGAGCATGCACCAGCTACGAGTGCAGCAG GAGTTGCTGGACACGTTGCAGCAGGAGAAGCTGAGCCTGGAGCAGTGCATCTCCAAGCTACGGGAGAATGTCTctgggctggaggagcagacaaaggagctgaaggagcGGGAGAAACTCCTGGTGTTCTTCCCTGAGCTCCACATCCCCGTTGAGACACAGTTTGAGA GCACTGGGAACATCACCGAAGACatggagaagcagctgcaggccaACCACATCAGGATCGgtgtgctggagcaggagaacACGAGGCTCATGGCTGCACTGGCCAAggtgaaggcagcagctcagcagggcgTGCTGCAG cacatcccacagaCCCAGCTGTGGACTCAGCTCAGCACTCAACGCGGAGGGGAGACTGCAGG ACCCCCGAGCAGCCAAGGCAGCGGAGATGGCACAGGATCACAAAGAGCCACCAGCAAGGCCTGGCAGCGATCTGTGGGCAGCCAGCAACATCAGCTGCTCCCGGCAGAACCTGCACGTGCGGCCAGAACCTGCATCACGCTGCCAGCAAAGGGCCTGGTGCTGGCTCCCCACAAGCCCAGAGGGAGCAGCAGTACAACCACAGCGCACCACTTCTTGCACCGCAAATAG
- the CCDC157 gene encoding coiled-coil domain-containing protein 157 isoform X1, which translates to MAHLLGHPGCMASLQADLRDLQGAIADVTSRTGPARFPSWKFPNKVSCELDLVVLLERYSHAEGNPEFSQHAHVVLLELVIDRLLLLLQSFTGYAENLLSERAVPPAEAVGPCMSAGLTVRRYWHSMLRLGACYQQLQTEKTCRKDIAALQSTSEAERTAKECLKDCLPSTSESSTPPGAAQPSSPWQAVSNTSGSSQPRSAWSTEGSCSIHMQAAEPPAPCDTCDSFQAGFQEVSKAIISICQSQNIPSALSRFQEVVEGTEGRRILSASDVSYWVSEQSKDLSCINKHLHTLLEQLSPLKSELSESKKEKDELQKQVEDFARLLQVEKETQARQRKEAEQSLEVKNKEHLEAVARLEQDKDDLRRGAALLEERISALKEALAMKQAAVQELEATKQTLLEDLKTAMVARSRVLELEEEVQLLTRQRDSLGQELSAVTTQLEKEKAKVESTLRHEKSLQAKQSTLLQQLDSLDQEREELQASLGEAEENRARMAEQLQESQKQKEQSMHQLRVQQELLDTLQQEKLSLEQCISKLRENVSGLEEQTKELKEREKLLVFFPELHIPVETQFESTGNITEDMEKQLQANHIRIGVLEQENTRLMAALAKVKAAAQQGVLQHIPQTQLWTQLSTQRGGETAGPPSSQGSGDGTGSQRATSKAWQRSVGSQQHQLLPAEPARAARTCITLPAKGLVLAPHKPRGSSSTTTAHHFLHRK; encoded by the exons ATGGCACACCTCCTGGGTCACCCTGGCTGCATGGCGAGCCTGCAGGCCGACCTGAGAGACCTGCAGGGAGCCATCGCCGACGTCACCTCCCGCACTGGCCCTGCACGCTTCCCCTCCTGGAAGTTCCCCAACAAAGTGTCCTGTGAGCTGGATCTGGTGGTGTTGCTGGAGAGGTACAGCCACGCCGAGGGCAACCCCGAGTTCAGCCAGCACGCACATGTGGTACTGCTGGAGCTGGTGATAGACAG gctgctgctgctgctgcagagcttcaCGGGCTATGCAGAAAACCTGCTCAGCGAGCGAGCTGTGCCCCCAGCGGAGGCAGTGGGACCCTGCATGTCGGCGGGGCTGACGGTGAGGAGGTACTGGCACAGCATGCTGCGACTGGGAGCCTGCTACCAGCAGCTTCAGACTGAG AAGACTTGCAGGAAGGATATCGCTGCACTCCAATCCACCTCTGaggctgagagaactgcaaAGGAATGCTTGAAGGACTGCTTGCCATCTACTTCAGAGTCAAGCACACCCCCAGGTGCTGCCCAACCCAGCTCCCCATGGCAGGCTGTCAGCAATACCtcaggcagctcccagcccagaTCTGCCTGGAGCActgagggcagctgcagcatccacatgcaggcagcagagcctcCAGCACCCTGTGACACCTGTGACAGCTTCCAGGCTGGCTTTCAAGAGGTCAGCAAAGCCATCATCAGCATCTGCCAGAGCCAGAACATCCCCTCAGCTCTGAGCAGGTtccaggaggtggtggagggcACTGAGGGGAGAAGGATCCTCTCTGCAAGTGATGTGAGCTACTGGGTCTCGGAGCAAAGCAAAGACCTCTCATGCATCAACAAACACCTCCAcacactgctggagcagctcagccctctGAAGTCTGAGCTGTCAGAGTCAAAGAAGGAGAAGGATGAGCTGCAGAAGCAGGTGGAGGACTTTGCTCGGCTGCTTCAGGTGGAGAAGGAGACCCAAGCACGGCAGAGGAAGGAGGCTGAACAGAGCCTAGAAGTAAAGAACAAAGAGCATTTGGAGGCTGTAGCCAGGCTGGAGCAGGACAAGGATGATCTACGGAGAG gagctgctctgctggaagaGCGAATCTCTGCCCTAAAGGAAGCACTGGCCATGAAgcaggctgctgtgcaggagctgg AGGCAACCAAGCAAACTTTGCTGGAGGACTTGAAGACTGCGATGGTGGCCAGGAGCCGggtgctggagctggaggaggaggtgcagctGCTCACCAGACAGCGGGACAGCCTGGGCCAGGAGCTGAGTGCAGTCACTACCcagctggagaaggagaaggcCAAAGTGGAGAGCACACTGAGGCACGAGAAG TCCCTGCAGGCCAAGCAGagcaccctgctgcagcagctggacaGCCTGGACCAGGAGCGTGAGGAGCTGCAAGCTAGCCTGGGGGAGGCTGAGGAGAACAGAGCCCggatggcagagcagctgcaggagagccagAAGCAGAAGGAACAGAGCATGCACCAGCTACGAGTGCAGCAG GAGTTGCTGGACACGTTGCAGCAGGAGAAGCTGAGCCTGGAGCAGTGCATCTCCAAGCTACGGGAGAATGTCTctgggctggaggagcagacaaaggagctgaaggagcGGGAGAAACTCCTGGTGTTCTTCCCTGAGCTCCACATCCCCGTTGAGACACAGTTTGAGA GCACTGGGAACATCACCGAAGACatggagaagcagctgcaggccaACCACATCAGGATCGgtgtgctggagcaggagaacACGAGGCTCATGGCTGCACTGGCCAAggtgaaggcagcagctcagcagggcgTGCTGCAG cacatcccacagaCCCAGCTGTGGACTCAGCTCAGCACTCAACGCGGAGGGGAGACTGCAGG ACCCCCGAGCAGCCAAGGCAGCGGAGATGGCACAGGATCACAAAGAGCCACCAGCAAGGCCTGGCAGCGATCTGTGGGCAGCCAGCAACATCAGCTGCTCCCGGCAGAACCTGCACGTGCGGCCAGAACCTGCATCACGCTGCCAGCAAAGGGCCTGGTGCTGGCTCCCCACAAGCCCAGAGGGAGCAGCAGTACAACCACAGCGCACCACTTCTTGCACCGCAAATAG
- the CCDC157 gene encoding coiled-coil domain-containing protein 157 isoform X2, whose product MAHLLGHPGCMASLQADLRDLQGAIADVTSRTGPARFPSWKFPNKVSCELDLVVLLERYSHAEGNPEFSQHAHVVLLELVIDRLLLLLQSFTGYAENLLSERAVPPAEAVGPCMSAGLTVRRYWHSMLRLGACYQQLQTEKKTCRKDIAALQSTSEAERTAKECLKDCLPSTSESSTPPGAAQPSSPWQAVSNTSGSSQPRSAWSTEGSCSIHMQAAEPPAPCDTCDSFQAGFQEVSKAIISICQSQNIPSALSRFQEVVEGTEGRRILSASDVSYWVSEQSKDLSCINKHLHTLLEQLSPLKSELSESKKEKDELQKQVEDFARLLQVEKETQARQRKEAEQSLEVKNKEHLEAVARLEQDKDDLRRGAALLEERISALKEALAMKQAAVQELEATKQTLLEDLKTAMVARSRVLELEEEVQLLTRQRDSLGQELSAVTTQLEKEKAKVESTLRHEKSLQAKQSTLLQQLDSLDQEREELQASLGEAEENRARMAEQLQESQKQKEQSMHQLRVQQELLDTLQQEKLSLEQCISKLRENVSGLEEQTKELKEREKLLVFFPELHIPVETQFESTGNITEDMEKQLQANHIRIGVLEQENTRLMAALAKVKAAAQQGVLQVSWGAGRMGYTVCPRATLQTLSHNPWGSVPWPCT is encoded by the exons ATGGCACACCTCCTGGGTCACCCTGGCTGCATGGCGAGCCTGCAGGCCGACCTGAGAGACCTGCAGGGAGCCATCGCCGACGTCACCTCCCGCACTGGCCCTGCACGCTTCCCCTCCTGGAAGTTCCCCAACAAAGTGTCCTGTGAGCTGGATCTGGTGGTGTTGCTGGAGAGGTACAGCCACGCCGAGGGCAACCCCGAGTTCAGCCAGCACGCACATGTGGTACTGCTGGAGCTGGTGATAGACAG gctgctgctgctgctgcagagcttcaCGGGCTATGCAGAAAACCTGCTCAGCGAGCGAGCTGTGCCCCCAGCGGAGGCAGTGGGACCCTGCATGTCGGCGGGGCTGACGGTGAGGAGGTACTGGCACAGCATGCTGCGACTGGGAGCCTGCTACCAGCAGCTTCAGACTGAG AAGAAGACTTGCAGGAAGGATATCGCTGCACTCCAATCCACCTCTGaggctgagagaactgcaaAGGAATGCTTGAAGGACTGCTTGCCATCTACTTCAGAGTCAAGCACACCCCCAGGTGCTGCCCAACCCAGCTCCCCATGGCAGGCTGTCAGCAATACCtcaggcagctcccagcccagaTCTGCCTGGAGCActgagggcagctgcagcatccacatgcaggcagcagagcctcCAGCACCCTGTGACACCTGTGACAGCTTCCAGGCTGGCTTTCAAGAGGTCAGCAAAGCCATCATCAGCATCTGCCAGAGCCAGAACATCCCCTCAGCTCTGAGCAGGTtccaggaggtggtggagggcACTGAGGGGAGAAGGATCCTCTCTGCAAGTGATGTGAGCTACTGGGTCTCGGAGCAAAGCAAAGACCTCTCATGCATCAACAAACACCTCCAcacactgctggagcagctcagccctctGAAGTCTGAGCTGTCAGAGTCAAAGAAGGAGAAGGATGAGCTGCAGAAGCAGGTGGAGGACTTTGCTCGGCTGCTTCAGGTGGAGAAGGAGACCCAAGCACGGCAGAGGAAGGAGGCTGAACAGAGCCTAGAAGTAAAGAACAAAGAGCATTTGGAGGCTGTAGCCAGGCTGGAGCAGGACAAGGATGATCTACGGAGAG gagctgctctgctggaagaGCGAATCTCTGCCCTAAAGGAAGCACTGGCCATGAAgcaggctgctgtgcaggagctgg AGGCAACCAAGCAAACTTTGCTGGAGGACTTGAAGACTGCGATGGTGGCCAGGAGCCGggtgctggagctggaggaggaggtgcagctGCTCACCAGACAGCGGGACAGCCTGGGCCAGGAGCTGAGTGCAGTCACTACCcagctggagaaggagaaggcCAAAGTGGAGAGCACACTGAGGCACGAGAAG TCCCTGCAGGCCAAGCAGagcaccctgctgcagcagctggacaGCCTGGACCAGGAGCGTGAGGAGCTGCAAGCTAGCCTGGGGGAGGCTGAGGAGAACAGAGCCCggatggcagagcagctgcaggagagccagAAGCAGAAGGAACAGAGCATGCACCAGCTACGAGTGCAGCAG GAGTTGCTGGACACGTTGCAGCAGGAGAAGCTGAGCCTGGAGCAGTGCATCTCCAAGCTACGGGAGAATGTCTctgggctggaggagcagacaaaggagctgaaggagcGGGAGAAACTCCTGGTGTTCTTCCCTGAGCTCCACATCCCCGTTGAGACACAGTTTGAGA GCACTGGGAACATCACCGAAGACatggagaagcagctgcaggccaACCACATCAGGATCGgtgtgctggagcaggagaacACGAGGCTCATGGCTGCACTGGCCAAggtgaaggcagcagctcagcagggcgTGCTGCAGGTGAGCTGGGGGGCTGGCAGGATGGGGTACACTGTGTGCCCCAGGGCCACCCTGCAAACCCTGTCCCACAACCCCTGGGGATCAGTTCCTTGGCCGTGCACTTAA
- the CCDC157 gene encoding coiled-coil domain-containing protein 157 isoform X3 has product MAHLLGHPGCMASLQADLRDLQGAIADVTSRTGPARFPSWKFPNKVSCELDLVVLLERYSHAEGNPEFSQHAHVVLLELVIDRLLLLLQSFTGYAENLLSERAVPPAEAVGPCMSAGLTVRRYWHSMLRLGACYQQLQTEKKTCRKDIAALQSTSEAERTAKECLKDCLPSTSESSTPPGAAQPSSPWQAVSNTSGSSQPRSAWSTEGSCSIHMQAAEPPAPCDTCDSFQAGFQEVSKAIISICQSQNIPSALSRFQEVVEGTEGRRILSASDVSYWVSEQSKDLSCINKHLHTLLEQLSPLKSELSESKKEKDELQKQVEDFARLLQVEKETQARQRKEAEQSLEVKNKEHLEAVARLEQDKDDLRRGAALLEERISALKEALAMKQAAVQELEATKQTLLEDLKTAMVARSRVLELEEEVQLLTRQRDSLGQELSAVTTQLEKEKAKVESTLRHEKSLQAKQSTLLQQLDSLDQEREELQASLGEAEENRARMAEQLQESQKQKEQSMHQLRVQQELLDTLQQEKLSLEQCISKLRENVSGLEEQTKELKEREKLLVFFPELHIPVETQFESTGNITEDMEKQLQANHIRIGVLEQENTRLMAALAKVKAAAQQGVLQHIPQTQLWTQLSTQRGGETAG; this is encoded by the exons ATGGCACACCTCCTGGGTCACCCTGGCTGCATGGCGAGCCTGCAGGCCGACCTGAGAGACCTGCAGGGAGCCATCGCCGACGTCACCTCCCGCACTGGCCCTGCACGCTTCCCCTCCTGGAAGTTCCCCAACAAAGTGTCCTGTGAGCTGGATCTGGTGGTGTTGCTGGAGAGGTACAGCCACGCCGAGGGCAACCCCGAGTTCAGCCAGCACGCACATGTGGTACTGCTGGAGCTGGTGATAGACAG gctgctgctgctgctgcagagcttcaCGGGCTATGCAGAAAACCTGCTCAGCGAGCGAGCTGTGCCCCCAGCGGAGGCAGTGGGACCCTGCATGTCGGCGGGGCTGACGGTGAGGAGGTACTGGCACAGCATGCTGCGACTGGGAGCCTGCTACCAGCAGCTTCAGACTGAG AAGAAGACTTGCAGGAAGGATATCGCTGCACTCCAATCCACCTCTGaggctgagagaactgcaaAGGAATGCTTGAAGGACTGCTTGCCATCTACTTCAGAGTCAAGCACACCCCCAGGTGCTGCCCAACCCAGCTCCCCATGGCAGGCTGTCAGCAATACCtcaggcagctcccagcccagaTCTGCCTGGAGCActgagggcagctgcagcatccacatgcaggcagcagagcctcCAGCACCCTGTGACACCTGTGACAGCTTCCAGGCTGGCTTTCAAGAGGTCAGCAAAGCCATCATCAGCATCTGCCAGAGCCAGAACATCCCCTCAGCTCTGAGCAGGTtccaggaggtggtggagggcACTGAGGGGAGAAGGATCCTCTCTGCAAGTGATGTGAGCTACTGGGTCTCGGAGCAAAGCAAAGACCTCTCATGCATCAACAAACACCTCCAcacactgctggagcagctcagccctctGAAGTCTGAGCTGTCAGAGTCAAAGAAGGAGAAGGATGAGCTGCAGAAGCAGGTGGAGGACTTTGCTCGGCTGCTTCAGGTGGAGAAGGAGACCCAAGCACGGCAGAGGAAGGAGGCTGAACAGAGCCTAGAAGTAAAGAACAAAGAGCATTTGGAGGCTGTAGCCAGGCTGGAGCAGGACAAGGATGATCTACGGAGAG gagctgctctgctggaagaGCGAATCTCTGCCCTAAAGGAAGCACTGGCCATGAAgcaggctgctgtgcaggagctgg AGGCAACCAAGCAAACTTTGCTGGAGGACTTGAAGACTGCGATGGTGGCCAGGAGCCGggtgctggagctggaggaggaggtgcagctGCTCACCAGACAGCGGGACAGCCTGGGCCAGGAGCTGAGTGCAGTCACTACCcagctggagaaggagaaggcCAAAGTGGAGAGCACACTGAGGCACGAGAAG TCCCTGCAGGCCAAGCAGagcaccctgctgcagcagctggacaGCCTGGACCAGGAGCGTGAGGAGCTGCAAGCTAGCCTGGGGGAGGCTGAGGAGAACAGAGCCCggatggcagagcagctgcaggagagccagAAGCAGAAGGAACAGAGCATGCACCAGCTACGAGTGCAGCAG GAGTTGCTGGACACGTTGCAGCAGGAGAAGCTGAGCCTGGAGCAGTGCATCTCCAAGCTACGGGAGAATGTCTctgggctggaggagcagacaaaggagctgaaggagcGGGAGAAACTCCTGGTGTTCTTCCCTGAGCTCCACATCCCCGTTGAGACACAGTTTGAGA GCACTGGGAACATCACCGAAGACatggagaagcagctgcaggccaACCACATCAGGATCGgtgtgctggagcaggagaacACGAGGCTCATGGCTGCACTGGCCAAggtgaaggcagcagctcagcagggcgTGCTGCAG cacatcccacagaCCCAGCTGTGGACTCAGCTCAGCACTCAACGCGGAGGGGAGACTGCAGGGTGA
- the CCDC157 gene encoding coiled-coil domain-containing protein 157 isoform X5: MAHLLGHPGCMASLQADLRDLQGAIADVTSRTGPARFPSWKFPNKVSCELDLVVLLERYSHAEGNPEFSQHAHVVLLELVIDRLLLLLQSFTGYAENLLSERAVPPAEAVGPCMSAGLTVRRYWHSMLRLGACYQQLQTEELLCWKSESLP; the protein is encoded by the exons ATGGCACACCTCCTGGGTCACCCTGGCTGCATGGCGAGCCTGCAGGCCGACCTGAGAGACCTGCAGGGAGCCATCGCCGACGTCACCTCCCGCACTGGCCCTGCACGCTTCCCCTCCTGGAAGTTCCCCAACAAAGTGTCCTGTGAGCTGGATCTGGTGGTGTTGCTGGAGAGGTACAGCCACGCCGAGGGCAACCCCGAGTTCAGCCAGCACGCACATGTGGTACTGCTGGAGCTGGTGATAGACAG gctgctgctgctgctgcagagcttcaCGGGCTATGCAGAAAACCTGCTCAGCGAGCGAGCTGTGCCCCCAGCGGAGGCAGTGGGACCCTGCATGTCGGCGGGGCTGACGGTGAGGAGGTACTGGCACAGCATGCTGCGACTGGGAGCCTGCTACCAGCAGCTTCAGACTGAG gagctgctctgctggaagaGCGAATCTCTGCCCTAA
- the RNF215 gene encoding RING finger protein 215 has translation MAALRAALLAPLLALSRAGPGPAASAHVEVAVSGPGDAAGDGDGTAAGPGGSYTLHGALLGGGSGPGSGEPREEEIGGRLVLVGDAEPELGAADSWIGVVPVGEEPTDSPRSAKEESFTAAVVSKMKRALVLGASALLILALNQNAIRELDVSQLLAKPIIVIQSSDNVTRLLGALLRGLRATAKITYQAVLLENLGVTLTLWSTCGLSRGGLYGEWQGVICTGENSSQVQKYLQQLWNTILLVALLLCTGVIVQAQRQSRQGLSERDAELDLKQLIRRRLLALKTRRYNPGKALRSRACEIDSCAVCLDQFSKSQWLRVLPCSHEFHRDCVDPWLLLQQTCPLCKHNILGNCCGES, from the exons ATGGCGGCGCTGCGTGCCGCTCTGCTGGCGCCGCTGCTGGCGCtgagccgggccgggccgggacCGGCGGCCTCCGCCCACGTGGAAGTGGCCGTGTCGGGGCCGGGGGACGCGGCCGGGGACGGCGACGGGACGGCGGCGGGTCCCGGCGGCTCCTACACGCTGCACGGGGCCCTGCTGGGAGGAGGGAGCGGGCCGGGCAGCGGGGAGCCGCGGGAAGAGGAGATCGGGGGGCGGCTGGTGTTG GTGGGGGATGCGGAGCcggagctgggtgctgctgacagctggaTCGGGGTGGTGCCCGTGGGTGAGGAGCCAACAGACAGCCCTCGCAGTGCCAAGGAGGAGtccttcactgctgctgtggtcAGCAAG ATGAAGCGAGCCCTGGTGCTGGGGGCCTCAGCCCTGCTCATCCTGGCACTGAACCAGAATGCGATCCGAGAG CTGGATGTCTCCCAGCTCCTTGCCAAGCCCATCATCGTGATCCAATCCTCGGACAACGTcaccaggctgctgggagcactgctgcG AGGACTACGGGCGACAGCGAAGATCACATACCAGGCGGTGCTGCTGGAGAACCTG GGGGTGACGCTCACCCTGTGGTCCACCTGTGGCCTGTCCCGAGGGGGCCTCTATGGCGAGTGGCAGGGTGTCATCTGCACCGGGGAGAACAGCTCGCAGGTCCAG AAgtacctgcagcagctgtggaacaCCATCCTGCTCGTcgctctgctcctctgcacgGGGGTGATCGTGCAGGCGCAGCGGCAGTCACGGCAAGGCCTGTCGGAGCGGGATGCTGAG CTGGACCTGAAGCAGCTCATTCGGCGGCGGCTGCTGGCCCTGAAGACCCGGCGGTACAATCCTGGCAAGGCGCTGCGGAGCCGGGCCTGCGAGATAGACAGCTGTGCCGTGTGCCTGGACCAGTTCAGCAAGAGCCAG tGGCTGCGCGTGCTGCCATGTTCCCACGAGTTTCACCGGGACTGTGTGGACCCCtggctcctcctgcagcagaccTGCCCACTCTGCAAGCATAACATCCTAG GGAACTGCTGTGGAGAGAGCTAG